The DNA region TGGAGTACAAAGAAGCAACCTACCGTGTCTCGCTCTTCGACCGAGGCAGAATAACAAAGTTTAGCTAAAACTGCTTGTGAGTTACACTGGATCCAACAACTTTTATGTGATCTTCATCTTTATCTAGCTAGACCTCCTAGTTTGTGGTGCGATAATATCTCTGCAATTGCCTTAGCTCATAATCCTGTCTTTCATGGTTGTACTAAACACATCGAGGTGGATGTTCATTTGATTCGTGAACGTGTTCATAAGAAAGATTTGGTGATTTCTCATGTCTCTAGTTCTAATCAAATTGCAGATATTATGACCAAGGGGCTTCGTTCCCCTTAATTCTTATTTTTACGCAGCAACCTCATGATAAAGAATCCTACCATGAGGTTGAGGGAGGCTAATAGATAACACTAGTGACACATTAGCTTAAGTGAGCTGATGTGTTGTCTTAAGATAGTTAAGTggtgtaaatataagtttgctTTATGTAATGAGCTATATACACTATCCTAAAGGGATAAGGTCTGTAATGTTCATTCTTCACATAAATAAGAAAATCAGTCTTCCTCTCTTAGCTTTTATCTTCAAGCTCTCTCTGTTACATTCATGGTGGTTTATGATTTCAAtcaatggggcgatagctcaagccagggaattaaggtctcatcaagatctgaACTCAAacgagagactgaaccacatgattgagaatcatgtataatggtgacgtcgttattctcaaggttacTTCTATGgttaacatatagatatccattgtctaggcctactacttagccatttttgaaatgaattCAGAAGAGGTATAATCACTGATGGCACTGATGACCAAGTTGagtggctctagtgcaagtgggagattgttggaaatgtgcactaaagtcaatcatatgatgatacattacaaacatttcacatgttaaactaatatagtttaatataaaggggaAATATTATTGTTTACAGCCTtgtcatataaatgttatatgcttaaacgataagtccaaggaatatgtaattgggagaatgtgatctaaagaagttagattcatgtgACCATTctttttcgtatacatatcctacacgtgtcaattgggcattgacagtcccaTTAAGATTAGTACGTGCTAGGTCTTCtgttagggagagtgactggtctcaagtcattggtgtgaccaacaccaagacaagcatgtaagtgcttaatagagaatgagtccactgaatgctatcaacaaggagttctcatactcttgtcacatgagaactcatggttcgGATAATGccaagtagtcctttgacctgaggcatcatagttgtcttgtggttaggtcctcgATCTATGACAATATCAAACTTTGATGTGATATAAACTAGCACTCAaacttaaaccctctttttgacaattatagtatggataagtagggatcgttctcggccagggattaggagggactgctaatctacacaaattagactcaattacacttaactagactcttatgactcaaactactcaaaactacacaaaactaacaaattgactcaaaactaacactaaggatgcctttggacgaaaattgaactaaaaagactcaaaacaatgtgtatggacgaattataacttatgttgactcaaaatattaaaaagaaaccagttcggacagattctaactaaaagACACGAAATATAAAGGGGGGAGTGGTTTTTGACAAATTTAAAGTAAAAGCAAACAGATTTAAAGACTCtaaacaactttggacgaaattgggtgttttaatgggtgaatggctagctagagggttcatctccacacatgacacatatgcatacaaatcgatttctagttattcttcctataaaccatgaatgacaatgccccaagttaaccatgaactgcacaaattaaccatcacattttcctaaattcattgattGGACTCAGCgatgcaaccaaattattcttatcaagttccctacatgaattgcataatagagatacatatcaaagatcattaagttggCATGGTATTCGTAACCATGAACTGCATGAACTCCCTTATATATTAGCATAAAATccttgcatgcaaactaagtatgcatccttaatcaacacacaataataagttatcaatcaaacagataagtaaattgcattcatgatttatgaaatcataattggatgtaatcaattcatatcacacatatgttcatggttttgaattctcctctagctaaaacgaaattagttcctcatgtttgcAATTAAGCAAAGACAATTCGATTATAACATTGAACaaaaactaaggatagaaagaatCCAGAAATGCTCCAGCACTCCAATGGCCTTGGATGGCAGGCACAGCacaaagctctctctccctccttccttgcaaagatGCGACACAATTGTGTATTTTTCTGATTTTAGGCTCTTATGTGTGTTTGGTGCGAATTGTGGTGAGAGATGGGTGTATTTATAGCTAGGGCACGACACAAAGGTTGTAGAGGAGAAGGATTTGGCAAGACAGATTCCTAGGGGGAAAAGGTTAATGTGTTTCGGCACAAATCTTCTAGAAAGGGGGTGTTGTGGCAGGTTTCTAGAAGATATGATAGGGACCTATGCGGCACCTTTTTAGGTGAAAGATGTGGCTTCTAGAACCAAGTTTTTTAGGTATCCCAATCTGAAAATAATTCccctttgcagctggaatttAGGTAGactaggattaggataagataagataagataaggttggttaagataatgtttggataaggttttggataatgttccttccttttagctgattccttatctttcAAGTCTTGATTTGATTCTTCCAGATTTGTAGCACATTTTTAGCCTCTTTAaacttcaaaaatgtccatccatTATGCTCcatacatgtgctatccattcttggccccAAACTGCTCCGAAATGCTCCATACACTCTAATAAGTAGAAATTAGTTAtctaaatgcaagaaaacaagctaactaagtcgcataaatatgctcctatcaaaatcACTACATCAAAGGGTGTCCTCGACATAGTTAGgcttaagccacttagccatggaggcaagtgaatgcacaacaaggtatctctaaccttcaaaccgcttgagggagaatactatatgatatgattaagaatctctggccaaagtatgaatgagatttaggaagtcgttccaaatcacattcaaggtaataatataagtaaaagaatcacattggatagtagacatgaataaactatcaaaccaaacaatgtggtcaagagtattctATTAGGGAAAGAtagtattgcattgtaatcctaaactgaataggttctccacctcttctgattagcttgggtaaccatgacatactgctatgtgtcactcatggtttgtgaaaGCCCTAAACTTGTATAAACACTAATGGGAGAATTgaagtatgtttcaattcataatcgattcgAAGaattttaatcgcccactgcctcgctaaaatgaacctaatggatcgtacactgtctaaggtagagattgaagaaacaacggagatgagtaagaataattaaattgtttaattatttatggctaagattaattaatatattaattaatcaaacaaatatgtTCGTTATTGACCtcaggttagttttgggctgcaaggcccaatgggatttaaATATCAaacccattaactcaagttgtatgacaacttgaaaaacacaaagggcttgaaTGCCCAATGAACCCTTAAGGCTGGCCATATAGAGAAGGGTAGGGAACTTGCCtcaattgcaagtttgccactccattgtaagatggtataaaggcaactttatagccatttcatcattAAGGTTTTCTttaagaaaattggagagaacacaagctctcattttctctctaagaggctggCCACCTTAGAGGAAAATAgatagcaatcttacttcctctatgtcactcatctcttcatcaatgctctccttggtgtggaaaagttagaggttctctattttgggaacttaaagaatcctttcaaccatcctcctccaagaaatccatggagctaagaagcaaggaatgaaggccctctgcttgggtgattagcctttgcttatgcaaagaggaatcaacaaaggtataagatttctcaactcactatgttcttgagttgagttttggttcacacaactactaggctttgaatttcatgggttaagttttgttttggagtgcatacaagcatgattccacctttaattgttaattgcatgttgtagatgttggTCAAATGAACTAGTTGTcacaaatttttccttcactatCACCCAGATACCATCGTAACCATTTCGCGTACGAGGTAActtgtacacgaaatccattataatatcttcccatttccactagGGTATCGGGAGTGGTTGTAGCAACCCGAATGGCTTCTTTCTCTCCGCCTTAACCTGTTGACAAACTGCACAACGACTCACATACTCTGCAATTTCTCTTCTCATTCCAGGCCAATAGTAGAAGGGTcggatggtatgatacatcttggtacttctaggatgcatcgcataagctgaaatatgtgcttcatctagtatttctttcttcatttctactacattcggcacatacatCCGATCACCTTGCATCAGCATACCATTAAGCCTTCGAATCCTGAAGTCTTCTTTATCCCGTCTAACACTGAAGCTATCAAGTAGGGCTCCATGTCGATCCATTTCTAAAGCTACTCCAGTAGATCTCAAATTAATGACGACattaaatgttttggaaacatttaatAAGTAAATCCTTTTAAGTTAAAAGGATTAATGCATAACCTAGTTAACCTACGAGCTCAAATTCACTCGACTAGCATCTATAAGATGCAATactgattgactttagtgcaagtgggagattgttggagatatgccctgaaagtcaatctttggaagaaacctttcaggacaatgtctatatgtatggaaaactctaatacatcaaaagccaaagtcactcattaggactatctcaataaacgatatacgtCCTAAAAAGTGAATCAATGGACAATtgatcgatggaagaagtaatctaatgatgttagactacaaagaccttcttcacataaccatgatgtccaaaaaaaaaaaaaggttcctggtcataggattgtcggagggacattgacaatacatagaccagtacatactatgtccccttccaatgggaaggatggaaagtctcatgccattcgtgtagtgacactaatgttggaaatgtgccctaaaaccaatcatatgatgatactttacggacatttcgcattttaaactaatctagtttaactataaagggcaaagattattgtttgatccgtctcatataaatgttatatgcttaaacgataaagtccaaggaatatgtgattggaagaatgtaatctaatgaagttagattcatgagaccattctttcgtagacacatcctaaatgttcctgatcataggattgccaattgggcattgacagtccgtcaagatcggtacgtgctatgtcttctctcagggagagtgactagtctcgagtcattggtgtgtgtgacatcaagacaagtacgtaggtgctcagtagagaatgagttcactgaacgcgatcaacgaagagttctcatactcatgtcacatgagaactcatgtttgggataatgcaaattagtcctttgacctgaggcatcacagttgtcttgtggttaagtccttgatctttgattatgtcaatgtcaccccatcggggtgtccacggcatcgttggggttaagccacttagtcatggaggcaagtgaatgcgcaacaagggatctctaaccttcaaaccgtttgagggagaatactctatgatatgatttagaatctctggccagagtatgaatgagatttaggaatgcgttccaaatcacattcaaagtaatcatatatgcacaagattcacattggatagtagacatgaataaactatcaaaccaaacaatgtggtcaagagtattgtattagagaaggaccgtattgcatttgtaatcctaaactgaataggttcttaacctcttctgattagcttgggtaaccatgacatacggctaggtgtcactcatggtatgtggaagccctaaaagtgtattatcactaaagggagaattgaaagtaagtttcaattcataatcgatttgaaagagttttgatcgcccactgcctcgctaaaaggaacctaatggatcgtacaccgtataaggtggagatggatgaaacaaactaaatgagtaagaataattgaatagtttaattatttatggcaaggattaattaatatgttaattaatcaaacgaataagttcgttaaagacctcgggataggttttggaccttaaggcccaatgggcttcgaacgtcaagcccattgacttaagttgtatgacaacttaatgaataatgattcactaagacccaaaagcccaaacaaccccccatggccggccatatagagaaagggtagtgaacttgctttaattacaagtttgccactcaaatgaataaaggtataaatatgactttatagccttttattcattaagggtttgttttggggaaaattggtgagaattgtctctccatttctctctagaaaggccggccaccatggaagttgtagctagccatctattcttccatggtcactcatttatcatccatgctctccttggtgtagatccatccaaatccatggatctaagatgcaaggaatgaaggccctatctcttgggtgattagcctttgtttaaatacaaagaggaatctacaaaggtatatatttcaactcactttgttttgagttgtttattggttcaccaatctactaggctttgaatttcttggttaatgttttgtttttaagtgcatgctagcatgattccgcctttaattgttaattgcatgcttattgatgttgcttaaatgaacatgttttcacaaaatattccttcaactAAGACAAGTGTATAGGTGCTCATtatgggaatgagttcactgaacacaatcaaacgagagtacttgcatggaggtctactcacatgtcaagcaagtaactctactggttggaataatgtaagtaatcctttgacctgagacatcatagttgtcttggggataccttactgatcatttgataatgagacgtgaccacatctcatcttggatgtgttctatgcattgttggggtcaatgatttattctcagaggcatgtgaatgatcaacaagggatctctaatccttgttatgagaggatgaatactctaagatatgattcaggaatctttgcccgaagtatcgagcgtaatgatggaaagcgttcctatccaactcaatagaatcatataacttgatataatcacattaggggtttgacattaaatattcataccctagtaatgtgattgtgagtattgtattagagaatgatcgaattacattgtaattccaattgaataggttctccgaacaaattctacattagcttgggtagccatgatatatggttagatgtcactcatggcttgtgagttcttctagatgattaaataagtattcatcaaagaagaaggagaattaaaagtaagttttaattcactaagtgattcgataaataataatcaattggattgataccaatcacctcactgccttgctaattagaacctaaaatgattgtacaccgaaacactcttgtggtgagacaactaaaggatgatgtaattaattaattgaattaattaagtgttatgattaattagaaagtctaaagaaatcatataaacgataaaagatcgtttaggacttaaagaaaagttcgggttcattCGGGCCCATTAGGCCCAAATGAATTGGGTcctttttattcaagcatagaatGACTTGAGATGATAAAAGCCCAAATTCCAAACCCACACTAAAGCGCAGGCCAATACTAGTgataggagagagagggagtcaagTGGTTGACTCACTTCTTTAACATTTATAAAGGAAGTTTAGtgaaaaagtttcattagggtttttgtgtgttcttttcaacaagagaaaacaaaactctctctctctctacacaccatatagccggccaccataagggagaaatagctaatcatcttttctccttttttggttattccaacatccatctcactacactagtgggtgtggatctttagaggtcttctactttggGGACTATAGGAGAATCAAAGGAGCTCTAAATCTatcaaggtggaggaagcaaggagggaggctagactcaaggagttccaagaacaaagagcttggaggtggtccatcattggtctcaagtctagatcaagaggtataaaactataccttcactttgttcttcaatattttcttagatgcatcatatatgaacctatgcttcttgaaagggatttgcatgactatagctttgatattatgtgataacatgcttccgttgcaaatgtatataaattttggattgtatatgcatgctagtcactagaaatcccacataaatctcataATTTCCCTTCATAATATAAGTGCAAAGGATCAAATGCCACAAAATGTCATACTtcctgttgaaattttttatgtttggggcattgattttatgggtccttttccttcatcacatggtttcctttatatcttacttgctgtggattatgtgtcgaaatgggtggaagcaaaagcaacCTGAATtaatgattctcgagtggttgcagatttcattagaacTAACCTATTTGCAAAGTTTGGCATACCAAGAGTaatcataagtgatggaggttctCACTTTTGCAATAGAACCATTAAGGCGTTGttgaggaagtacaatgtcaaccataaggtttctacaccttaccacccTCAAACAAATGGCCAAACCGAGGTttcaaatagagaaatcaagtaGATTTTAGAGAAAATCGTTGGGCCAACcaggaaagattggagcttgcgtttggaTGATGcgttatgggcatatcgcacggcATATAAAACACCCCTtggcatgtccccatttcggctcatctatggcaaaccatgccatcttcccgtagAATTGAAGCATAAGGAGCATTGGGCTTTCAAAACGTTCAACATGGATCTTGATGCCGCTGGAGTTCATAAGAAGCTccaattgaatgaacttgaagagattaGGCATGAGGCTTATGACAACGctcgaatttacaaggagaagacgaaggcttttcatgataagatgattcgaggcaaatcattctctgttgggcagaaagtgttacttttTAATTCCCGCCTTCGATTGTTTCCTGGTAAGTTGTGTTCTAAGTGGGTTGGCccatttgttattactaatgtctttccttatggtgcagtccaagttcaaagcttgaaaacagGACAAGAATTCAACGTGAATGGACATCGGTTAAAGCCCTACTATGAGAATTTCGAGGAGCATGTGGTGGAGGATGtgcccctccatgccgtgggcacTAATACAgattaacatggcagattcatccggctgcaagacgttaaagcaagtgcttcttgggaggcaacccatgcattcaacttAGGAATGATGGAACTTTCACTCCGAACGCAAATTTGCGTTCCtacacccttatctttgctGCCTTTATTTAATCATGCTTAATTGGTTGTTGTTTGTGAGCTTTTGTGTGAGTCTTTgtgtgaaacattgaggacaatgtttgatttaagtgtggggggggggtacacaagtgtttttatgcaaattcgtgggtttttatcacctatcccctttaatgttgtttctcactgtttttaagtgtttttagtgcattttgagctgttttggtgtgttttgaagtaaaaatccgaaaatttgaaacaaatctagaaaaagtgttttgaaaaaagacaaaaagagttgtttttgtgtgtttatttgtgtcttagggtaccttccaacataatgatgaggatttggtttttaagtgcatgattgttaaagagagttacaaacatggatggaagtttaatatgctctttggtttatgcttggttgtagttatagtttatgaattcacatgtaatcacaaaggataaaatcagtttttgtaacatgcttgaaggaaggaactcaaacaaacgctatatccctgagagacttgagcctaaacgtttattggagagttattaatttgtgcattcttgttttctaaagtcgttgcattatctcattattctttgcttggttggtACTTAGAATGCGTTCACATTATGtatccaaatactagaactcatgcccgttccattcaaagcatgacattgatttgcataacacatattcaagatgaagttgtttagtgaacCAAAGCCAAATAGCCGAATCCACCCttgtcatttgttttgtaggtttaaaccccgttgagccttgtttagcctattttctttgttaaccacatcatctctacctagcctagaataggaccattcataccttgttcttgaagtatagTAGAGCATAACTTAGAAGGAATCCCTTTTGAGTGACATTATTgcaaaaaacaagtgtgggggaagaatGTTTCAAAGTGTGTGTTTGGTGCGCCAAAGACAAGGGCATgacataaaagaagaaaaaagaaaaaaaaattcatggaaaaagaaaaagaaaagaaaaagtgtgttgaaaagaaagaaaaagagttctGAATAAGTAAGAATGAACTCAcatgtgttggttgttgaagaaagggttcaaacgtttgaatttgaccctaaggtgttgcatgaatcttcccttgtgtttaaaaagtagatttctgcattctaaaatGAATTCTAAGTGCCTAATTCATTACATTGctcactattgctttaagaacgtttgtttacctttacctttctttgttagccaacacccttacccccgttacaacccttgacttccatCTTGAGttttgtgtgtttcaatatgtggagtttgggaattggtatgagcatatgatatcactggttctcgcttctaagtagtagcattccattcatgagatcatatatatacatgcattaataattccaaaaattgcttttttgttgaaaaacatatgtgagtactagtcttcatgtttacatcaatcttctcatatATACCTAGcgtagggagtgtagtcagaaattcttgtgtgaaaataagagtgtactTAGTGAGGAATTGAATGaactctctaaggcatgttactacattcaaaatgttgttttaattgattaaatgtgagctagtgaatggtgactatgattaagtatgcttaAGGGTAAAgattgcttaaatctatgtgagtggtgatctttggcatgttatgtttcattggaaatccctgaggcaaatgttggaaggtctaggttatgtttggtttgttttgtttgtttgttttgctcgaggactagtaaaagctaagtgtgggagaATTTGACAGGagtatatttatgcgacttagttagcttggtcttgtgcatttgtgttgttatttcttagttaatttagtatttcaagtcattttcgtgtgtttgtaggtccaaagggttaatgagGCAAAGAAGTgaattttggagcattttggagtagttttgggcataaaatggatatcacatgcttggagccaaatggatggacgaaattgaagattaaaGAAGCTTGGAATCTGCcaaagaaagggaaaagaagTGATTCACatcaaagaaggaaaaggaatccaagaagaagagggaTTGGCCGAGTCAaggtttcctaatcctaatgcaTAAAGGTTTCAGCTACAAGGAAGAGTCCTAAATACTTTGGGGCACATAAATCTCAGCCCTTGTAGGTTGCCACACCTTTTCCTTCACTTCCCTTCCCTTACCGCACAAGAAAACCCATTCCCTTTAGAGTTAGGGCATTGCCGCACCTAAATCAGGAAGGAAACcctttttccttgccttgcaaggcattcctTTGCCCTTTCCCTCTCAGACGCACCTAAtacttctagaagccctaaaatCTGCACAAACCCTGGTTCTTTTCTCCCTTGAATTGGGCCAAGCCTTTTAtctacaaaaccctaaccttTTCCCATCAGAAgttgtgaaaaccctagccgATAAATAGATGTTTTAAGCCACAAATTCGTACACCACCCCTTACCATTCAGAAATTCAACCTGCCACACCtcatacaccattctacatcattcttCTCATCCATTCACTTCCACATACAACTTGCCGCACCCTTCACTCTCATCAGCAATCATTCATCATCCTAAACGAACATACACCATCTATCACCCCCAAAACCAccaaccacaccttgtgccgtagcaaggaagaagaaggagagcccttggacgtgcttgccatttgAGTTAGAGTTGCTTGAACCTTTTaagtgtaatctttcttttgttttcaatgtttaaattcaataatctttgttttgtgtgtatgaggaactaaacccctcttagctagggggaatttcgaaaccatggctatacttgcaatatgatttgattacatccagttgtgatttcatgaattgtgaatttaatttacttatctgtttgaattaaaacttgtttgtgtatgtgggttgagagtgcacacttaatttgcattcataaatctgatgctaggatataagggagtttcacctagtcgttatgaacttatattcataagtagtaaatgTTGTTCGTCataattgtgttaagtaaattcctggcataagtatcatgcgctttcatagttacgaatgccttgtcaatacttataattttcatagagcttaatgatctttgattgtttctctattatgcactttcatgtagggaacttttgaagaatgatTTGATTGCGATGCGCTATTtacgtccaattcaataacataaggaaaatctgagggttaatttaagcgtacctaattaatctggggtgttgaggttcatgaTTCATTGAAAAAGCAAtgggaaatcgttttgtatgcaagtgtgtcatgtgtggagaaagaccttctagctagtccatcatccatctaattcacccaatttcgtccaaaaatcTGTTTAaatctttcttgttttgttttactttattttcatccaaaaccaaatcccccttccctttgttgagtcatattagttagaacttgttttagattgtgttttttgagtgttttgagttaaggAAAAACTAAATTTCGTTTAAAAATTGTGTTAGTGTCAGAAATGGCTTAGTTGctatttttaaccaattttgagtgtttttagcttattttgagtcttgtgaacttgttttgagtcttttgagtgtAGCCAAACATTTTAAGTTTATGTTTGTGTCtttgagtcaatttagagtgttttagcaatccctcctaatctccggtttaagaacgatctctacttacatatttattacaattgtcaaaagagggtttaatttgtgtg from Malus domestica chromosome 01, GDT2T_hap1 includes:
- the LOC114826738 gene encoding uncharacterized protein, with product MDLDAAGVHKKLQLNELEEIRHEAYDNARIYKEKTKAFHDKMIRGKSFSVGQKVLLFNSRLRLFPVQVQSLKTGQEFNVNGHRLKPYYENFEEHVVEDVPLHAVGTNTD